A genome region from Triticum aestivum cultivar Chinese Spring chromosome 2B, IWGSC CS RefSeq v2.1, whole genome shotgun sequence includes the following:
- the LOC123046154 gene encoding autophagy-related protein 13a, producing the protein MSSMSDSGGGGRAGAELMAEQFHLKVLHAVLAVRAPRPLAAPAPAAASASFRRRDRWFHLPLHDPPPPPSAERLEAPPPGEPLVVDIHLAPAGCGGAGGEVVERWTVACEPWPDAAAAGEGMAVNRAYKRCMTLLRSVYTTLRLLPAYRVFRLLCANQSYNYEMGYTVGSFAVPFSRAQESDMRSHRFVPVDTQPGRLVVSVQYLSSLAAFNLEISSLSPSMLITNYVGSPAAEPMRNFPSSLTEATGCAFPQSYQQQRPHSWAPPALWPLAPAQQTRFSPPPLHYASPTPSPPNFPGGYLQSPLRGESAPVTIPGVRRSPVHRQSMLDPVKGLMLPPPSPRRGDKGAAGSQESPSDISRSFGRPEGLRMGDPYGSSSPGSKGKDSRDESGRFSALSSCDSPRQDDLDEADYPFAVDDVDPPTSRPGSSDGKEAGDQAGSSSHKSQDAAVGSLVHLLRTARPLRDSSYSSQTSGAESNTVASTSSVMSRRTSDALEELQSFKAIRERLLSGSRAKERDSPEKP; encoded by the exons ATGTCCAGCATGTCGGACTCGGGGGGCGGCGGCCGCGCGGGCGCGGAGCTGATGGCGGAGCAGTTCCACCTCAAGGTGCTGCACGCCGTCCTCGCCGTGCGCGCGCCGCGCCCGCtcgccgcgccggcgccggcggccgccTCGGCGTCCTTCCGCCGCCGCGACAGGTGGTTCCACCTCCCGCTCcacgacccgccgccgcccccctcgGCCGAGCGCCTGGAGGCGCCGCCCCCCGGGGAGCCGCTCGTCGTGGACATCCACCTGGCCCCCGCCGGCTGCGGCGGAGCGGGCGGGGAGGTGGTCGAGAGGTGGACGGTCGCGTGCGAGCCCTGGCCGGACgctgcggcggccggcgaggggatgGCCGTGAACCGGGCGTACAAGCGGTGCATGACCCTGCTGAGGTCGGTGTACACCACGCTCCGCCTGCTCCCCGCGTACCGCGTCTTCCGTCTCCTCTGCGCCAACCAGTCGTACAACTACGAGATGGGCTACACCGTCGGCTCCTTCGCCGTGCCTTTCTCGCGCGCCCAGGAGTCTGACATGCGCTCCCACCGCTTCGTTCCCGTTGACACCCAGCCCGGCCGTCTCGTCGTCTCCGTCCAGTACCTATCCAGTCTCGCCGCGTTCAACCTGGAgatctcctccctctccccctccatgtTGATCACCAACTACGTGGGCAGCCCAGCAGCTGAGCCCATGCGCAACTTCCCTTCTTCGCTCACGGAGGCCACGGGCTGCGCTTTCCCCCAGTCCTATCAGCAGCAGCGTCCGCACAGCTGGGCGCCGCCTGCGCTCTGGCCGCTCGCCCCAGCGCAGCAGACGAGATTTTCGCCACCGCCGTTGCACTACGCGTCACCAACTCCATCGCCCCCCAATTTTCCTGGTGGGTACCTGCAGTCGCCTCTGAGGGGGGAGTCTGCACCGGTGACCATACCCGGCGTGAGAAGGAGCCCCGTGCACCGTCAGAGCATGCTGGACCCGGTTAAAGGTTTAATGCTGCCACCGCCATCCCCGAGGAGAGGTGACAAGGGAGCAGCAGGTTCACAAGAGTCCCCATCAGATATCAGCCGGTCATTCGGAAGGCCAGAAGGACTTCGGATGGGGGATCCATATGGCAGCTCGTCACCAGGATCCAAG GGTAAGGACAGTCGGGATGAATCTGGCCGATTCTCTGCGCTCTCCTCTTGTGATTCACCACGGCAAGATGATCTGGATGAGGCAGATTATCCTTTTGCGGTGGATGATGTTGATCCACCAACCTCCAGACCTGG GAGCAGTGATGGAAAGGAGGCTGGAGATCAGGCAGGCTCATCATCCCATAAATCACAAGACGCTGCAGTTGGTTCTCTGGTTCACTTGCTGAGAACTGCACGCCCTCTGCGAGATTCTAGCTATTCTTCTCAAACGTCAGGGGCCGAGTCTAACACTGTAGCCTCGACCAGTTCTGTCATGTCTCGCAGGACATCTGATGCACTCGAGGAGCTGCAGTCTTTCAAAGCAATCAGGGAGAGACTGCTGTCCGGGAGTAGAGCGAAAGAGCGTGACTCGCCGGAGAAGCCATAG